The following proteins are co-located in the Silene latifolia isolate original U9 population chromosome 1, ASM4854445v1, whole genome shotgun sequence genome:
- the LOC141601082 gene encoding GDSL esterase/lipase At1g74460 codes for MSPNMKLFLPLFVMTLIGSVIKGYDCAIVQFIFGDSLSDVGNNENLPRSLAKANLPWYGIDFGDGLPNGRFTNGRTVSDIIGDTMGLPRPPAFLDPTLDEDLIMSNGVNYASGGGGILNETGGYFIQRLCFYRQIELFQGTQELIARKIGKNESAKFFQNARYVVALGSNDFINNFLMPVYTDSWKYNDATFMNYLVGTLQDQLTLLHKLGARKLMVFGLGPMGCIPLQRVLSTSGECQDKTNELAKAFNSATDKMVTQLSSTLPNAEFKFGDAYDVVNDVIVNPYKYGFMNADSPCCSFGRIRPALTCVPASVLCKDRSKYVFWDEYHPSDSANQLIATELIKKFGFGKVNGPAAAPAMSPVADGPSPSQG; via the exons ATGAGTCCGAATATGAAGTTGTTTCTTCCATTGTTTGTTATGACTCTCATAGGAAGTGTCATTAAGGGGTACGATTGCGCAATTGTTCAGTTCATCTTTGGAGACTCGCTGTCGGATGTGGGAAATAATGAGAACCTCCCAAGAAGTTTAGCAAAGGCTAACCTTCCTTGGTATGGTATTGATTTTGGTGATGGTTTACCTAATGGAAGGTTCACTAATGGTCGAACTGTGTCCGATATCATAG GGGATACGATGGGTCTTCCAAGACCGCCAGCATTTCTAGACCCAACTTTGGACGAAGACTTGATTATGTCAAATGGTGTTAATTATGCATCCGGTGGTGGTGGCATCTTGAATGAAACCGGTGGTTATTTC ATTCAAAGGCTTTGTTTCTACAGACAAATAGAGCTATTCCAAGGAACACAAGAGCTAATAGCTAGAAAGATTGGCAAAAATGAATCAGCCAAGTTTTTTCAAAATGCTAGATACGTCGTTGCACTCGGAAGTAATGACTTCATCAACAACTTCCTGATGCCTGTCTATACTGATTCTTGGAAGTACAATGATGCAACTTTCATGAACTACTTAGTCGGAACCCTTCAAGATCAACTCACG TTGTTGCACAAACTCGGAGCAAGGAAATTGATGGTGTTTGGTCTCGGACCAATGGGATGCATCCCGCTTCAAAGGGTGTTGAGCACGTCAGGGGAATGCCAAGACAAAACAAATGAGTTGGCGAAAGCCTTCAATAGTGCTACAGACAAGATGGTGACACAACTCTCAAGCACCCTCCCTAATGCTGAATTCAAGTTTGGTGATGCCTATGATGTTGTCAACGATGTCATTGTTAATCCTTACAAATATG GATTTATGAATGCTGATTCGCCGTGTTGTTCATTTGGGAGAATAAGGCCAGCATTAACATGTGTTCCAGCATCAGTTTTATGTAAGGATAGGAGTAAGTACGTGTTTTGGGACGAGTATCACCCGAGTGACAGTGCTAACCAGCTTATAGCCACAGAGCTCATAAAAAAGTTCGGGTTTGGTAAGGTCAATGGTCCAGCCGCAGCACCAGCAATGAGCCCTGTTGCTGACGGTCCGTCTCCATCACAAGGCTAA